In Oryzias latipes chromosome 15, ASM223467v1, the following proteins share a genomic window:
- the tmem72 gene encoding transmembrane protein 72: protein MGSKVRVWWNVVEFTCRILGVCTATVLCAVGVETMQKGEFNSLGIYLIASSVAMMMFELAYYLDALLSMCLLCPPDWQLFVLWKKMARVGGFHKFLYYFIMSVVCFLHPVLVWHAIIPGSMLLVTAIFNFILSKKTNVKDTKISHVCHSNLDLTTLRDIERSDSNSTFPFLHAKTGRMEDGLNLSDREHHLSPEHKGEHTQTMLEKRQTPSSDDTGKTRWKWRDKSLTWFRGREELVERELEEMEVYCEPETTSDTAPMITD, encoded by the exons ATGGGGAGTAAAGTGAGAGTCTGGTGGAATGTGGTGGAGTTCACTTGCAGGATCCTTGGGGTTTGTACGGCAACAG TGCTGTGTGCTGTGGGAGTGGAGACGATGCAAAAGGGAGAATTCAACAGCCTTGGCATCTACCTAAT AGCATCATCTGTTGCCATGATGATGTTTGAGCTGGCCTACTACCTGGACGCCCTTCTGTCCATGTGTCTTCT CTGTCCTCCAGACTGGCAGTTGTTTGTATTGTGGAAGAAAATGGCCCGTGTTGGAGGCTTTCAcaaatttctttattattttatcatgTCAGTGGTCTGCTTCTTGCATCCTGTGTTAGTATGGCATGCGATTATCCCAG GGTCGATGCTTTTGGTGACGGCAATATTCAACTTCATACTCAGCAAGAAAACCAATGTTAAAGATACCAAAATCTCACATGTCTGCCACAGCAACCTGGACCTAACCACACTCAGAGACATAGAGAGGTCAGACTCCAACAGCACATTCCCATTTCTCCATGCAAAAACAGGAAGAATGGAAGATGGACTAAACCTTTCAGACAGAGAACATCACCTCAGTCCAGAGCACAAAGGCGAACACACCCAGACCATGTTGGAAAAAAGACAGACACCCTCATCTGATGACACAGGAAAGACGAGGTGGAAGTGGAGAGACAAGAGTCTGACGTGGTTCAGAGGTCGGGAGGAGCTGGTGGAGAGGGAGCTGGAGGAGATGGAGGTGTACTGTGAGCCAGAGACAACATCAGACACTGCACCAATGATCACAGACTAA